GCGTTGGTCGGGCCATATATCAACCTCACGACGGAGTTACAGAGCAACTACGCCGGTCCGGCCAAGCACATCCCAACCATGATCGAGGCCGCGAAACAGCTGGGATATAACGTACTCACAGCTCAAGGGACAGAGATAGACTCAACTAGCGAGGACGGCTTCGAAGATGCTCTGAACAtcgcagcagaagcagacgCCGTTCTATTCTTCGGCGGTATCGACAACGGCATCGAAGAGGAATCACTAGACAGAACCAGCATCGACTGGCCTGGCAACCAGCAaggcctcatcctccaactAGCCGAGGTCGGCAAGCCTCTGACCGTCGTCCAGTTCGGTGGAGGCCAGGTAGACGACTCACAGCTGTTATCTGCGGATAATGTCGGTGCAATCGTCTGGGTAGGATATCCCAGCCAGGCCGGTGGCACTGCAGTCTTCGATATCCTCACCGGCAAGACCGCTCCGGCTGGTCGACTCCCAATCACGCAATATCCAAAAGAATACGTAGACGAGGTGCCGATGACCGATATGAACCTGCGCCCTGGGACAGATAACCCCGGACGGACCTACCGGTGGTACGAAGAGGCCGTATTGCCATTTGGCTTTGGATTGCACTACACCACATTCAACGTTTCTTGGGCGAAGAAGGATTTCGGATCCTACAACGCTGCTTCTCTCACGGAGGGAGAGCAGCCGTATCTTAATGTGGTCGATACGTTCTCGCTGGCTGTTACGAACACCGGAGGCACTGTATCCGACTACGTTGCCCTGGTATTTGCTAGATCTACGGATGCCGGTCCTCAGCCTGCTCCTATCAAGACACTCGTCGGATACACACGAGCTAGCAAGATCAAGCCGGGAGAGACGCGGAAGGTCGATGTGGAAGTCACCGTAGCGCCATTGACTCGCGGTCGCTCGGATGGAGGCGTTGTTCTTTATCCTGGGAAGTACACCTTGCTGGTTGATGTGGATGAAGAGTTTCCTACTTCTGGGTTTACGATTAAAGGCCAACCGCAGGTGATTGAGCGGTTGCCCTTGTCGACTAACAGTACCACAGCGGCAAGAGATTTGTAACCAGACATCTACCTCACAGGAGCGTGCGATGTAAAAGAGATATGTAGTTAAAGGCTGTTTGTTAACTATCGCACCATCGCTGTCCTAATTCATATATcatatttaaatataacaAGCAAAGAGCCTTATGTCCCAGATAAAACGCCAGGAAGATAACAATCCTGATATACGATGTAATGAACGAAGACGTATCCCAGTGCCCAGGACAGAACACCGTGAACCCGTTAagcagcaggaagaggaacagGATGAATCCAGGCTATCCACAAAAACAACAAATACATGGCATAAGTTTCCCATCTGCTCTAGCCGTCCATTCCACAGTAAGATGGGGCTTATCTAAAATGCTTCATCTTGGGCTATAATTGGCGTtgtattaattaatttactaGCGTGAACTTAGACTGTGCTGACTCCGTGTCCTTTGCTGGTGAGTCACCCGAGAGTCGAGAGAGCCTCCTTATTTCTCGCATGCTTTGCTTCCCAGGCTACAAGTTGGAAACATACGGATTCGACGCATCAagttaaaaataataatatttatacgTCACTGAGATCGGCATGGCCTGTACTCTCATCCCAATAAACCTATCCGACCCATCCGAGGAAGGGGAGCTCCAACAGCAACGCACCGTCTGCGGCTGGGACAACACACCAGAGCACATCGCTAGCTGGCGCGAAAAGCAAGAAGCCGGCCTCAAGTCCTTCTTCTGGATCACTACATCAACCAAGCCTACGGGCCACTCTCCGAGCGACCCAGAAATACCGATCCGCGCCGGCCACATCTCACTGGACGCCTATGCCGAGCCTGCAGATTGGGAACTCGCGAATGCCGACAAGACGAGAGTGACCGTGCAGACCTTCTTTATTCTCCCGGAACATCGATCATCTGGGCTTGGTGGTTCTGCGATGCGGCAGATCGCGGCCCTGGCGACGCAGGAGCCGTTTGGGAGTGCGCAGTGTGAATATATCACGCTGAATTGTCTGAGCAAGAAGCATTATTATGATGAGGTCTTGGGCCCTCTTGCGCGCAAGATAATGCCGATTTGCAACCAGGAGTGGTATGAGAGGCAGGGGTATGTTGCTTGGAAGGTGGAACCGCGGTATAAGGAGGtcttgatggatgggagcACGCGGTTTTTTAATGCGGCCTTTTTGAGGAAGAGAGTCAACCGAAGTTGATCGGACTGCAATGGACTAGATGTTACCTACGAAAGTCTTTTGAGATCTCGCGATATTATCTGTCATTAGAGTGACTGAGGATCTTGATAGCGTAATAGCCAGTACATAGCCAGCCTTGATTTCACCTTCGTCGACTTTGCAGCATTTTTCGTCCGTCGCGCTGGACTTCAAACTAGACAGAATATACTAGACAGAATATTCATAAACAGCCTCACGCACTGCTCATCCGGGATAACTCCGCCGGTAAAATCCCACTATGAATGTCATAATCCGAGTTAGCTTTGGTTGCCGGCCAGCGTTGGACTCAATTACAATCCACCAGTCGGATCTCTCCAAAGCCGCATTCCGGCACCCTTGCAGCAGGGGAGTCTCGTCCAATCATCCTGGTTTCTCCGTCCATGCCATTTCCCCGTGGGGAATACAACGATCGACAGTAGCATTACTCGATCATCGATGTAGGACAAAGAAACCGGAGTGCGCATGACCTTGTCGTGCGGATAAATTCTGGCTATATAATGCAGTTGTTGGCGCATATTCTGTTGCTCTATCGTTACGTTGTAGCCTCCTGACTTGGTTCTCCCTGTTCACGGCCATGGACAATAAGAAAGCAGATCAATCCCCAGCGTCTCTCCACGCTGAGGCCTGCAATTCCGGCGACGACATTGAAAGGAAAGGAGATCAATGGCACACTAACACAAAAGAAGCCCAGGCAGCTAATGCAGCCGAACACTCTTTGACTGTGCGGCAGGCCCTGCGCGCGTATCCATGGGCAGTCGCGTGGTCGCTCACAATCTCCATGTCAATTATCATGGAAGGGTACGACACCAATCTTGTCGGTAACTTCTACGCCTATCCTGAGTTCAAGAAACAGTTTGGGCGTGAATATGCGCATGGATATGAAGTTCCCGGGGAATGGCAGTCGGCTTTAGGGGCTGGTGGGAATGCAGGGTGCATCATAGGGGCGTTTCTGAACGGGTACCTGATAAAGCATTATGGGTTTAAGAAAGTGTTTCTTGGTGGTTTGTTCTGCATGTGCGGGTTCATATTCGTCTCGTTCTTTGGAAAGTCCGTTGGAGCTCAGGTTGCTGGACAGGTTCTCTGTGGGTAAGACTCTCGACCATGGTCTGTCTCGACCTGATACTCACGAAACAGGATACCCTGGGGAATGTTCGCAACGATCGGTCCAGCATACTCCTCGGAACTCCTCCCCATGGCTCTCCGTTCCTATCTTACAGCCTACACAAACATATGCTTCGCCATCGGCCAATTCCTCAGCATGGGCGTCCTGCAAagcctcctcaaccgcccAGACGAATGGTCCTACCGCATCCCCTTCGCCGTGCAATGGATCTGGCCCGCCCCGTTATTATTCATTGCAATCTTCATGCCCGAGTCCCCCTGGTGGCAAGTCCGGCACGGACAATACGACGCTGCCGAGAAAACCGTCCAGGGCCTTATGGCCAAGACTGAACGGCATAACGCGCATCAGATTGTCGCCATGATGATCCATACCGATAACATCGAGTCAGAACTTGAAGCCGGCTCGTCGTATATGGACTGTCTAAAAGGGTCGAATCTGCGGCGTACCGAAATCGCCTGCGTCACCTTCGCGGGTCAGGTTCTTGCCGGGAGCCAGTTCGCGTACTCGGGGACGTATTTCTTTGAACAGGCTGGAATGAGTCCGGATGATGCTTATAAGCTTGCCCTTGGGGGCACGGCGATTGCGTTTATTGGAACAGTGCTCTCGTGGTTCCTTATGAAGGCGTTTGGGAGACGGTCTATGTACCTCGGTGGTATGGCCATGATGTGCGCGTACCTCTTCATCATTGGGATTCTGGACCTGGTAAGGAATACCGACGGGGTGAAATGGGCGCAGTCGTCGTTGTGTATTATCTGGCTGTTCACATTCTCGCTTACCATTGGGCCATTGGGATGGTCCATTGCGCCTGAAGTGTCTTCCACGAGACTGCGTTCGAAGACAATCGTCCTTGCACGGAACACGTACTATATTGCGATTGTTGTGGCGAACGTTATTGAGCCGTATTTCATGAATCCCACGGCCTGGAACTGGAGAGGGAAGACTGGGTTCTTCTGGTTTGGGACCGGGTTTGTGACGCTTGTTTGGGGATTCTTTAGGCTTACAGAGACCAAAGGGAGAACCTTTGAAGAGCTGGATATCATGTTTGCAGCGAAGATCCCGACGAGGAAGTTCAAACGGTATCATGTTGATGCTTATGCGGAGAATctggatatcaaggatcGGGCTAGGGAGACTACGGCAGATTAGATGCATTATGTTAATTCATTTCATGTTCTAATAGTATTTCAAAGGGTCGTGATATAATTTGTAACTTGCCGTTACCTTTATTCCTACAGCCAAAGCTTTAATGCCAACTGAAAGACGGACTCATCTCAGCTCGTACGAGTTTCGACTCGCAGTCTCGAATATGCAACTGTCCTCCCTGTCAACAATAGACCGCCAGGAAAGTACCGGCCTAATGTTCAGATGTTCCCACACATATCCTGGATCGTTGGCGGCCCGGAGCATATCCCACCCAAGTACACCTTCCACTAAGCCCTCGCGGCCCAGATTCAGGATAAACTGCGCTGCAAACCGGTGACTCTCCTGAGGCTCTGTTGCGGTAAATATCTTTTGGAATATATCCATTTGTTTCTTAAGCACAGTTCCAATTCGAACTCTGTCCCGGAATCTATCGTTAAAACCCAGAGTGAGACCTGGGGCCACAATCGCGGTATAGCCATTCTGTCCGGCGACGGACTGATACCAGTTGCATACTCTGTTCTTGGGATCTATCAGGATAATTACCCAACGGGTCCCGGACTcgttgcttttgcttctggCTATTCCGAAGTATAATTCGTATTCACAGTCGCAGTCACATTCAATCATGGTGACGGTTTTGACATCAGTCCATCGTGAAGGTAGTTGCAGGTAATAGGGCTTATTTATACTTTGTTCATTCTTTTTCGGGAACCTTTGTTTAAGAAAGAGTGCGCTCCTTTCTGTCTTAATGCGCTTTGTGTGGTTTGCTATTGGCACATTGTTGACACCCATGTTAATTTCATTCAACTCCTTGCCTGTCTAAGCAATTAACAATATCTAGAATGGCTGTACTACGGTCTTTAGAAAAGCCTGGCACCACTTCTTGTGAGCTCTTTATGCTGTCAAGCACTGGTAGATGGCCTGAGCTCGCTATCCTTAACCTCTGTAAAGAGGATCTTTTTCTACGAAAGTATCCGTCAAGTGATACAAAGTCGACTTTCCATTGACTACGGTAAGAAAAATTCAACTGGAGCATGATTTCAGTAATATTAAGCCTCTATATAATCTTACACACATCTAGCCCCGATTATTTGTAGGGGTAAAATGCATTGTCTTCATGGCGATTCTCTTCAATAAATGCCTGATCAACATTAGTGTACCTGCGTTTAAAACAATCCAACTCCTTGTCAGAATAGTACGCCTCCTGCTTCAACTTTTTGATAACAGACTCATCAACCAGTCCCCGTCTAGCCAGCCGGTCAAGGAACCGAACTATGAAGAACTTGTTTGGACCAGGCAGAGTCATGTTCCACTCCGGTTGAAAGTCATAGTAcacctcctcgtccgtcAGTTTGGTAATTAGCCAGAATTCGCTGCAATCAGGCAGGTCATCCCGCTTCGTAGAGCACCTTTGGTATACCTCGCTTGTGCCTGGACCGCCAGTCGATAAGAGCCAGCGGTTTCTCTTTCCGCAGGGGTATTTCAGCACGAGgaccca
This sequence is a window from Aspergillus puulaauensis MK2 DNA, chromosome 6, nearly complete sequence. Protein-coding genes within it:
- a CDS encoding uncharacterized protein (COG:S;~EggNog:ENOG410Q2G7;~InterPro:IPR016181) encodes the protein MACTLIPINLSDPSEEGELQQQRTVCGWDNTPEHIASWREKQEAGLKSFFWITTSTKPTGHSPSDPEIPIRAGHISLDAYAEPADWELANADKTRVTVQTFFILPEHRSSGLGGSAMRQIAALATQEPFGSAQCEYITLNCLSKKHYYDEVLGPLARKIMPICNQEWYERQGYVAWKVEPRYKEVLMDGSTRFFNAAFLRKRVNRS
- a CDS encoding uncharacterized protein (COG:G;~EggNog:ENOG410PF97;~InterPro:IPR005829,IPR005828,IPR003663,IPR036259, IPR020846;~PFAM:PF00083,PF07690;~TransMembrane:12 (i56-73o108-127i139-158o164-184i196-216o228-249i318-335o355-373i380-399o411-432i453-470o482-498i);~go_component: GO:0016020 - membrane [Evidence IEA];~go_component: GO:0016021 - integral component of membrane [Evidence IEA];~go_function: GO:0022857 - transmembrane transporter activity [Evidence IEA];~go_process: GO:0055085 - transmembrane transport [Evidence IEA]), translating into MDNKKADQSPASLHAEACNSGDDIERKGDQWHTNTKEAQAANAAEHSLTVRQALRAYPWAVAWSLTISMSIIMEGYDTNLVGNFYAYPEFKKQFGREYAHGYEVPGEWQSALGAGGNAGCIIGAFLNGYLIKHYGFKKVFLGGLFCMCGFIFVSFFGKSVGAQVAGQVLCGIPWGMFATIGPAYSSELLPMALRSYLTAYTNICFAIGQFLSMGVLQSLLNRPDEWSYRIPFAVQWIWPAPLLFIAIFMPESPWWQVRHGQYDAAEKTVQGLMAKTERHNAHQIVAMMIHTDNIESELEAGSSYMDCLKGSNLRRTEIACVTFAGQVLAGSQFAYSGTYFFEQAGMSPDDAYKLALGGTAIAFIGTVLSWFLMKAFGRRSMYLGGMAMMCAYLFIIGILDLVRNTDGVKWAQSSLCIIWLFTFSLTIGPLGWSIAPEVSSTRLRSKTIVLARNTYYIAIVVANVIEPYFMNPTAWNWRGKTGFFWFGTGFVTLVWGFFRLTETKGRTFEELDIMFAAKIPTRKFKRYHVDAYAENLDIKDRARETTAD